One segment of Saprospiraceae bacterium DNA contains the following:
- a CDS encoding NAD(P)-binding domain-containing protein → MHTTNSNTQSPRIAIIGAGCSGLAAIKVLTENGLDNLVCFEKNAQIGGNWVFTASESHSSVCETTHIISSKWLSRFSDFPMPTAYPDYPSHRQVLAYFQQYADKFGLRKYVRFNTEVLKAEKIEQERWRLTLADGSAEEFDYLLVANGHHSAPRHPVWKDDFTGRYLHSHSFKNNQGFEGKRVLVVGAGNSGCDCAVETSRVAERVDISVRSPQYIIPKFFLGRPTDIFAAKMVWLPRSVQDALHKISVRVQVGRYRYYGLPEPDFPPTRSHPTVNSEMLEKIRHGKVHPRPGIERVEGRTVRFTDGTSSEYDVIIAATGYLMSLPFFGKDFIDWENALSVPLYLRVFHPAHKSLFFIGLVQPQGSIWPLSEAQARLVARLLKGQWALPAHWQQMAEEERQATERAFFKSPRHAVEVHFLPYLKKLEKLVR, encoded by the coding sequence GTGCACACAACCAACTCAAACACCCAATCACCCCGCATCGCCATCATCGGCGCAGGCTGCTCCGGTCTGGCGGCCATCAAAGTACTTACGGAGAACGGCCTTGACAACTTGGTTTGCTTCGAAAAGAACGCTCAAATCGGTGGCAACTGGGTTTTCACGGCTTCCGAGAGCCACAGCAGCGTGTGCGAAACCACGCACATCATCTCCAGCAAGTGGCTTTCGCGCTTCAGCGATTTCCCCATGCCCACAGCGTACCCCGACTACCCCAGTCATCGGCAGGTATTGGCCTATTTCCAACAATACGCCGACAAGTTTGGCCTGAGAAAATACGTCCGATTCAACACGGAAGTGCTCAAGGCTGAAAAAATCGAACAGGAGCGTTGGCGCCTCACGCTTGCGGATGGCTCCGCTGAGGAGTTTGATTATTTGCTCGTGGCCAATGGCCACCACTCTGCACCGCGCCACCCCGTATGGAAAGATGACTTTACAGGGCGATACCTTCATTCACATAGTTTTAAAAACAATCAAGGTTTCGAGGGCAAGCGAGTGCTCGTGGTAGGGGCTGGCAATTCGGGATGCGACTGCGCCGTGGAAACCAGCCGTGTGGCCGAGCGCGTTGACATCAGTGTCCGTAGCCCGCAATACATTATCCCGAAATTTTTCCTCGGCAGACCCACCGATATTTTTGCCGCGAAAATGGTTTGGTTGCCGCGTTCGGTACAGGATGCGCTGCACAAAATAAGCGTCCGTGTGCAAGTGGGTCGCTATCGGTACTACGGCCTGCCCGAGCCCGACTTTCCGCCCACCCGCTCCCACCCTACCGTCAACTCTGAGATGCTCGAAAAAATCCGTCATGGCAAGGTGCATCCGCGTCCCGGCATTGAGCGCGTGGAAGGCCGCACCGTTCGCTTCACCGATGGCACCTCCTCCGAATATGATGTCATCATCGCTGCCACAGGGTACCTGATGAGTCTTCCATTTTTCGGCAAAGACTTTATTGATTGGGAAAATGCGCTGAGCGTGCCGCTCTATCTCCGCGTTTTTCACCCGGCACACAAGTCGCTGTTTTTCATAGGACTGGTGCAGCCGCAGGGTAGTATTTGGCCGCTTTCGGAAGCGCAAGCCCGCTTGGTGGCCCGTCTGCTGAAAGGCCAATGGGCGCTCCCTGCCCACTGGCAGCAGATGGCAGAGGAAGAGCGGCAAGCCACCGAGCGAGCGTTTTTCAAAAGCCCGCGCCATGCGGTGGAAGTGCATTTTTTGCCTTATTTGAAAAAATTGGAAAAGTTGGTGCGGTAA
- a CDS encoding ankyrin repeat domain-containing protein has translation MNIIKIITVLNWLVIAILAFLVIAETLSPAKGGDAAGRGMGQAIYYLAIIALFVLLGLNLLPYNWAKYTAFALVALPILFIKVAPSWRNMKRNVSNMLEEAKPIFPDKERDRIARAIYEGKSGKVWELLQTPPPNLNEDGELLAYAINAVGHSGYKPEERMKCLKLLFQAGAKLDSVNRGSEVPIHFAAADVGNAKLLRLLLEHGADANAQHRYFKRHILFEAVGAHGEPEATVKVLLDFGADPNATAVHDDEQGPITPLWRAAELGRWGICATLIEHGADPNFKTADGKTFRSLVEEAAQNFTPHGYATQEDFERLKRTLK, from the coding sequence ATGAACATCATCAAAATCATTACCGTCCTCAACTGGCTCGTCATCGCCATTCTCGCATTTTTGGTCATCGCCGAAACGCTCTCGCCCGCCAAAGGCGGCGACGCGGCAGGCAGGGGCATGGGGCAGGCGATTTATTACCTCGCCATCATCGCTTTGTTCGTGTTGCTTGGTTTGAATTTATTACCCTACAACTGGGCAAAATACACGGCCTTCGCGCTGGTCGCTTTGCCCATTCTTTTCATAAAAGTTGCCCCCTCGTGGCGGAATATGAAACGCAATGTGAGCAACATGCTCGAGGAGGCCAAGCCCATTTTCCCTGACAAAGAACGCGACCGCATCGCGCGGGCTATCTATGAAGGCAAGTCGGGAAAAGTGTGGGAGCTGCTGCAAACGCCTCCGCCGAACCTCAACGAAGACGGCGAACTGCTCGCTTACGCCATCAATGCAGTCGGCCATTCTGGCTACAAACCCGAAGAAAGGATGAAATGCCTCAAGTTGCTCTTCCAAGCAGGCGCAAAACTTGACAGCGTGAACCGCGGGTCGGAAGTGCCAATTCATTTTGCCGCCGCCGATGTCGGGAACGCCAAACTGCTCCGGCTTTTGCTCGAACATGGCGCCGATGCCAACGCCCAACATCGCTATTTCAAAAGGCATATCCTGTTCGAAGCCGTCGGTGCGCACGGCGAGCCGGAAGCAACAGTGAAGGTTTTGCTCGATTTCGGTGCCGACCCGAACGCAACTGCTGTGCACGACGATGAGCAAGGACCCATCACGCCTTTGTGGCGAGCAGCTGAATTAGGGCGCTGGGGCATTTGCGCGACCCTTATCGAGCATGGCGCCGACCCGAATTTTAAAACGGCCGACGGAAAAACGTTTCGTTCGCTCGTGGAGGAAGCAGCCCAGAACTTTACTCCGCACGGCTACGCGACGCAGGAAGATTTTGAAAGGCTAAAAAGAACACTCAAATAA
- a CDS encoding type II toxin-antitoxin system HigB family toxin: MRVIAVKTLKHYWEKHPEAEGALLSWHEEVSEAMWETPNNLKEQFGNASLVGSKRVIFNIHGNKYRLIVDIEFKFKIVFIVWFGTHKEYDQIDAKTVRYVKTDKK, translated from the coding sequence ATGCGCGTCATCGCCGTCAAAACGCTGAAACATTATTGGGAAAAACACCCCGAAGCAGAGGGCGCCCTGCTTTCATGGCACGAAGAAGTTTCCGAAGCAATGTGGGAAACACCGAACAACCTGAAAGAACAGTTTGGGAACGCTTCGTTAGTTGGTAGCAAACGGGTGATTTTCAACATTCACGGCAACAAATACCGACTGATTGTTGACATTGAATTCAAATTTAAAATCGTTTTCATCGTCTGGTTTGGGACGCACAAAGAATACGACCAAATTGACGCAAAAACTGTCCGTTATGTTAAAACCGATAAAAAATGA
- a CDS encoding DUF5615 family PIN-like protein — MKFLANENFMAFGVRVLRDAGLDVTFIGEDSPSIKDWEVMEIAIATSRTILTHDRDYGELVFKYGYRPNAGVIYFRMKDYLPEEPAQMLLQLLADSNFAFEGLHTVVDKDGSIRQRPIPAV; from the coding sequence ATGAAATTTTTAGCCAACGAAAATTTCATGGCATTTGGAGTGCGCGTTTTGCGCGATGCCGGGCTGGATGTGACCTTCATTGGAGAAGATTCACCTTCCATCAAAGATTGGGAGGTCATGGAAATTGCCATCGCCACGAGTCGAACAATTCTCACGCACGACCGCGATTACGGTGAACTGGTTTTCAAATATGGCTACCGCCCCAATGCAGGCGTGATTTATTTTCGGATGAAAGATTATTTGCCTGAAGAACCTGCACAAATGTTGCTGCAATTGCTCGCCGATTCGAATTTTGCATTTGAGGGGTTGCATACTGTAGTTGACAAAGACGGGAGTATTCGGCAGCGACCTATTCCCGCCGTGTGA
- a CDS encoding DUF433 domain-containing protein, with the protein MNWRDHIVSDPEILLGKPVIKGTRLSVEFLLERLASGWTEEMLLENAPRLTRADLQAVYMFLNECMKDGLLYLQFPSSTAEAA; encoded by the coding sequence ATGAACTGGCGTGACCATATCGTTTCCGACCCTGAAATTTTGCTCGGCAAACCCGTTATCAAAGGCACCCGGCTATCCGTCGAGTTTTTGCTCGAACGCCTCGCCAGCGGTTGGACAGAAGAAATGTTGCTGGAAAATGCGCCGCGTCTCACCCGCGCCGACCTGCAAGCGGTTTATATGTTCCTCAACGAGTGCATGAAAGACGGCTTGCTGTACTTGCAATTCCCTTCATCTACTGCCGAAGCCGCGTAA
- the carB gene encoding carbamoyl-phosphate synthase large subunit: protein MRDTSIQSILIIGSGPIIIGQACEFDYSGSQASRSLREEGIKVALINSNPATIMTDPVTADYVYLRPLTPESIEAILQEHQESLELPNIDAVLPTMGGQTALNLAIECEKLGIWEKYGVRMIGVDTKAIETTENREEFKKLVVNLGLSVAPSYIANSYLEGKEAGQKIGFPLVIRPSYTLGGTGGGFVMREEDFDEALKRGLNASPTHEVLVEKAVLGWKEFELELLRDQNDNVVIICTVENLDPMGVHTGDSITVAPAMTLSDTAYQDMRNQAIKIMRALGNFAGGCNVQFAQNPETEELIAVEVNPRVSRSSALASKATGYPIAKIAAKLAIGYTLDELKNQITKTTSAYFEPTLDYVIVKMPRWNFEKFPNADYRLGLQMKSVGEVMAIGRTFNEALQKACQSQENNRTGLGADKKEWLKTDDIMERLEKVSDDRIYRVKDALRLGIPSKTVQKFTNIDPWFIGQIKDLVKMEERLQRYNVPEDIPTDFFIELKKNGYSDAQIAWLLRVDEKFVTQERKQRGIRRVYKMVDTCAAEFESKTNYFYSTFENGASETETSEGFETLPTLETLPTLTKPKNESIVTTRKKIVVLGSGPNRIGQGIEFDYCCVHGLLAAKEVGYEAIMVNCNPETVSTDFDMADKLYFEPVYWEHLEEILEHEKPEGVIVQLGGQTALKLAEDLHKKGWNIIGTSYNDMDIAEDRGRFSDLLKELDIPYPKYGAARDVDEALEIAKKIPYPLLVRPSYVLGGQRMKIVINDNELERQVLTIFKHLPDNRVLIDQFLERAKEAEIDAIFDGDEMHVMGIMEHIEPAGIHSGDSSAVLPQYSLGPIVIEQMVEYAEKIARALNIKGLINIQFAIKNDEVYVIEANPRASRTTPFIAKAYGVPYLNIATKVMLGTHKLKDFDITQKLDGYAIKIPVFSFEKFPGVDKRLGPEMKSTGEAIYFIKDLKDPYFRELERNRSMYLYN from the coding sequence ATCATCATCGGCCAAGCCTGCGAATTCGACTATTCCGGCTCGCAAGCCAGTCGCTCCTTGCGCGAAGAAGGCATCAAAGTCGCCCTCATCAACTCCAACCCGGCCACCATCATGACCGACCCGGTGACGGCGGACTATGTCTATCTGCGCCCCCTCACGCCGGAGAGCATCGAGGCGATTTTGCAAGAGCACCAAGAAAGCCTCGAATTGCCAAACATTGACGCAGTGTTGCCCACCATGGGCGGCCAAACCGCCCTCAACCTCGCCATTGAGTGCGAAAAACTCGGCATCTGGGAAAAATACGGCGTGCGCATGATTGGCGTGGACACCAAAGCCATCGAGACGACCGAGAACCGCGAAGAGTTTAAAAAACTCGTAGTGAACTTGGGTCTTTCCGTCGCGCCTTCTTACATCGCCAACTCTTATTTGGAAGGCAAAGAAGCGGGACAAAAGATTGGTTTTCCGTTGGTTATCCGCCCCTCCTACACGCTCGGCGGCACAGGCGGCGGCTTCGTGATGCGCGAAGAAGACTTCGACGAAGCCCTCAAACGCGGTCTCAACGCCTCGCCGACCCACGAGGTGTTGGTGGAAAAAGCCGTGCTCGGCTGGAAGGAATTTGAACTCGAACTCCTGCGCGACCAAAACGACAATGTCGTCATCATCTGCACCGTCGAAAATCTCGACCCGATGGGCGTCCACACAGGCGACAGCATCACCGTCGCCCCGGCCATGACTTTGAGCGACACGGCCTATCAGGATATGCGCAATCAGGCCATCAAAATCATGCGTGCACTCGGCAACTTCGCCGGCGGCTGCAACGTACAGTTCGCCCAAAACCCTGAGACCGAAGAATTGATTGCCGTCGAAGTCAACCCCCGCGTATCGCGCTCCTCCGCATTGGCAAGCAAGGCTACCGGCTATCCGATTGCAAAAATCGCGGCCAAACTCGCCATCGGCTACACGCTCGACGAGTTGAAAAACCAAATCACCAAAACCACTTCGGCCTATTTCGAGCCAACGTTGGACTATGTGATTGTCAAAATGCCGCGCTGGAATTTTGAAAAATTCCCCAACGCCGACTACCGTCTGGGTTTGCAAATGAAATCCGTCGGCGAAGTGATGGCGATTGGCAGAACCTTCAACGAAGCCCTTCAAAAAGCCTGTCAGAGTCAGGAAAACAACCGCACCGGTCTCGGCGCCGACAAGAAGGAATGGCTCAAAACCGACGACATCATGGAGCGGTTGGAAAAGGTGAGCGACGACCGCATTTACCGCGTGAAAGATGCGCTGCGGCTCGGCATCCCGTCCAAAACCGTCCAGAAATTCACCAACATTGACCCTTGGTTCATCGGCCAAATCAAAGATTTGGTGAAAATGGAAGAGCGCCTTCAGCGATACAATGTACCGGAAGACATCCCGACCGATTTTTTCATCGAACTAAAAAAGAACGGCTATTCCGACGCTCAAATCGCGTGGCTCCTGCGCGTGGACGAAAAATTCGTGACCCAAGAGCGCAAACAGCGCGGCATCCGGCGCGTCTATAAAATGGTGGACACCTGCGCCGCCGAATTCGAGTCGAAGACCAACTATTTTTATTCGACTTTTGAAAATGGAGCATCGGAAACGGAAACGTCGGAAGGGTTTGAAACCCTTCCGACGTTGGAAACCCTCCCGACGTTGACAAAACCAAAGAACGAAAGCATCGTCACCACCCGCAAAAAAATCGTCGTGCTTGGCTCCGGCCCCAACCGTATCGGGCAAGGCATCGAGTTCGACTACTGTTGTGTACACGGTTTGCTGGCGGCAAAAGAGGTTGGCTACGAGGCGATTATGGTCAATTGCAACCCCGAAACCGTCTCGACGGATTTTGACATGGCCGACAAACTCTACTTCGAGCCAGTATACTGGGAGCATTTGGAAGAAATTTTGGAACACGAAAAACCCGAAGGTGTCATCGTGCAGCTCGGCGGCCAAACGGCGCTCAAACTCGCCGAAGACCTCCACAAAAAAGGCTGGAATATCATCGGCACGAGTTACAACGACATGGACATCGCCGAAGACCGGGGGCGTTTTTCAGATCTTTTAAAAGAACTCGACATCCCCTACCCCAAGTACGGTGCTGCCCGCGATGTGGATGAGGCGCTGGAAATTGCGAAGAAAATCCCCTACCCGCTTTTGGTGCGCCCGTCCTACGTTTTGGGTGGTCAACGCATGAAAATCGTCATCAACGACAACGAGTTGGAGCGCCAGGTGCTCACCATTTTCAAACACCTGCCCGACAACCGGGTGCTGATTGACCAATTCCTCGAACGTGCGAAAGAGGCCGAAATTGACGCGATTTTCGACGGCGACGAGATGCACGTCATGGGCATTATGGAACACATCGAGCCGGCGGGCATTCATTCGGGCGACTCGTCGGCGGTGTTGCCGCAGTATTCGCTCGGCCCCATCGTCATCGAGCAAATGGTCGAGTACGCGGAAAAAATCGCCCGCGCCCTAAACATTAAAGGCTTGATAAACATACAGTTCGCCATCAAAAACGACGAGGTGTACGTCATCGAGGCCAACCCGCGCGCCTCGCGCACCACGCCGTTCATCGCCAAAGCCTACGGGGTTCCGTACCTGAATATCGCCACGAAAGTGATGCTCGGCACGCACAAACTCAAGGACTTCGACATCACGCAAAAACTCGATGGTTACGCCATCAAAATCCCGGTATTCAGTTTTGAGAAATTCCCCGGCGTGGACAAACGCCTTGGCCCCGAAATGAAAAGCACGGGCGAGGCGATTTACTTCATCAAAGATTTGAAAGACCCGTATTTCAGGGAGTTGGAAAGGAATCGGAGTATGTATTTGTACAACTAA